A region of the Montipora foliosa isolate CH-2021 chromosome 8, ASM3666993v2, whole genome shotgun sequence genome:
CTGCAATTTTCATACAAAAACAATCAAGTTATGCATCAGTCTCAGCGGAAACGAAAAAATCCTctatgacaaaaaataaaattgacgTGTTCTTAATGGAGGAAATGTTTGCCTGACAATGACATATCTCCCGGTTGCATGGATAAAGGTTACATTTCCAATTCCTCTAGCGTTTTGAGCAATCACGTTTCTCATTTCTGGAAAGTCCTTTTCATACTTCTCAGTTCAGTGTCTTGCTTCTTGGACTTCTTAGAATATGTTTGCGAGGTCGCTAGTAGTAACGGAACCCAAATCATCTTCTTTCCAAAGGAAAACTGTCAGGTCTGTAAGAAAACAAGACATGGTCACAATACGCAGTTATCTCCTCATCAAAAAATGTTTATCTACTCCCGTTAAATTGCTGAAGGCGTTTAGAAAGTGAGATCCGTATAGTGTTTCAAACAAAGCGAATTAATGCGAATTTCAGTGCCCTATTgttgaataaataataaatttaaaggaataaaacaaaccaagtttAATGAAAAACACAAATGTCCTGGAGTTTTTAGTAGCTAATCAAATTTCGTCTACGTTACCTCCACTTTCCAAGTTGAATGGATCAAACTCCACTAGAGAAGTTACTGACATCTCCTCATCCAGGCTTTGCCCGGGCATAAGTTCTGGGTGGTCAGTATTTCCCACGGCCAACATATCTGTCAAATGAGAAATGTAGAGCGCTGCTAGTCTTATGGTATCGGTCTTTGAAGGTTTTCGTTCGTTGGGAAACAATGGAATGAGGTCTCGCAGGCGATCTATGCAATCGTTGATGACGTGAACCCGATTTCGTTCCCGAGTATTTGCTATCCTTCTTTGCTTGCTCAGACCAGTCAATCGTCTCCCTCgtcttttggttttccttttcaattggGTTCTTGATAGGGATTCTACTTCAACTTCGTCTTCCATGATAAATCTGCCTTTGTATACTAAAAGTTGCCTCCTGTTTTCTTTTAAGCTGAAAGAAGGTTATTAAAATTGTGCAGTATATCGATCGCTATCGCCGGGAATGCGGGCCATTATCTGCCATGTCACATACGTCAGAAATGGTGCCACCTTGACGATGCTAAAAACCAAGAAAATAAATTAGTCACCAGCCTTACACTAAAGCTGCCCACCCAGACCAAAAACGTGCCGTTT
Encoded here:
- the LOC138013125 gene encoding basic helix-loop-helix transcription factor scleraxis-like — its product is MEDEVEVESLSRTQLKRKTKRRGRRLTGLSKQRRIANTRERNRVHVINDCIDRLRDLIPLFPNERKPSKTDTIRLAALYISHLTDMLAVGNTDHPELMPGQSLDEEMSVTSLVEFDPFNLESGDLTVFLWKEDDLGSVTTSDLANIF